One part of the uncultured Bacteroides sp. genome encodes these proteins:
- a CDS encoding HlyD family secretion protein: MKKGKKEKGIKVYIPLIVVIAVVLCGGWYWYSEYTKYVSTDDAHIDSDNYAISSKILGRINHIYFEEGDTVKKGDLLAELDSTELHAQKMQAIANLAQSEAAQLQSEAKLNYDQENIKVFQVGLSKAQEDYARAKEQYKGDVITKEQFDHSKKAWETAKAQLEAAKTQLSVSRAQIGSSKAAIETTRAQIGVISTQLNNTHLYAPIDGVVAKKWLLDGDVSQPGQNILTVTNTKKLWVTVYLEETKMAGLHLDQNAKLEIDAYPDVKFTGRIIQLSSNTASQFSLIPPNNASGNFTKVTQRVPLKISIDGTEDKTSLSKYKLLAGMSVVVKIVKG; the protein is encoded by the coding sequence ATGAAGAAAGGTAAAAAGGAGAAAGGAATTAAAGTGTATATTCCTTTAATTGTAGTGATTGCAGTTGTTTTATGTGGTGGATGGTATTGGTATAGTGAGTATACAAAATATGTATCTACTGATGATGCACATATTGATTCGGATAACTATGCTATCAGTTCAAAAATTCTGGGACGTATCAATCACATTTATTTCGAAGAAGGTGATACTGTAAAGAAAGGTGATTTACTTGCAGAACTTGACAGTACAGAACTTCATGCTCAGAAGATGCAGGCTATCGCTAATCTGGCTCAATCGGAAGCTGCACAATTACAATCTGAAGCAAAGTTGAATTACGACCAGGAAAACATTAAGGTGTTTCAGGTTGGTTTATCAAAGGCGCAGGAAGATTATGCTCGCGCAAAAGAGCAGTATAAGGGTGATGTAATTACAAAAGAACAGTTTGATCATTCAAAGAAAGCGTGGGAAACAGCTAAGGCTCAACTTGAAGCTGCAAAAACTCAATTATCTGTTTCGAGAGCACAGATCGGATCTTCTAAAGCTGCTATTGAAACAACAAGAGCACAGATTGGAGTTATTTCAACACAGCTCAATAATACTCATTTATACGCTCCGATTGATGGTGTTGTAGCTAAAAAATGGTTACTTGATGGCGATGTTTCTCAACCAGGACAGAATATTCTTACTGTTACAAATACTAAGAAACTTTGGGTAACAGTTTATCTTGAAGAGACAAAGATGGCCGGATTGCACCTTGATCAGAATGCTAAATTAGAAATAGATGCTTATCCTGATGTGAAATTTACAGGAAGAATTATTCAGTTAAGTTCAAATACTGCATCTCAGTTCTCGCTTATTCCACCCAATAATGCATCAGGTAACTTTACTAAGGTAACTCAGAGAGTTCCTTTAAAAATTTCCATTGATGGTACAGAAGACAAAACCTCATTAAGTAAATACAAACTGTTGGCAGGTATGTCGGTTGTTGTAAAGATTGTCAAAGGTTAA
- a CDS encoding DHA2 family efflux MFS transporter permease subunit — MIGTFMAVLDSTIVNVALPKIMTSFGVGIDKIEWVSTAYMLAMAVMLPTSGWMADKFGYKRMYFLGLVLFTLGSLLCGMSGNEDMLIISRVIQGFGAGAIQPLGMAIISREFPPKQRGLALGFWAIAAAASVSFGPLIGGYLVDNFSWQLIFDVNVPIGIIGMAATLIIQSEYKSKKVRKFDLVGFISAVIFLPLLLYALSQGNAATNSDGWGAPYILACLAISLIMMVVFITAEFTVDEPLLDLRLLSDRNFGICSLIMLMFSIGMFGSTFLLPLYLQNSLGYTALQAGAVFLPVGIIQGTMSPISGFLGNKINPKWMIITGVGLLAFSFYLNSSFSFLTERPYIMMGLYIRGFALGIIFTPLSTLSLSQIPREKMAQASGVTNTIRQIGGSLGVAILTTVLTTRVTYHNELYSEAIQPYSPAYVQVKNGLQNYAQRTVGSSPAVAAQQGQTLLVSNIAKQAYIQGVDDDFLLVAVITILGSAPVFLLRRKNNNV; from the coding sequence ATGATTGGTACATTCATGGCTGTACTTGATTCTACAATCGTAAACGTTGCTTTGCCCAAAATTATGACCTCATTTGGCGTGGGAATTGATAAGATAGAGTGGGTATCTACCGCCTACATGCTTGCAATGGCAGTAATGCTGCCAACTTCAGGATGGATGGCTGATAAGTTTGGATACAAACGCATGTATTTTTTAGGTCTGGTACTATTTACCTTAGGATCTTTGTTATGCGGAATGTCCGGAAATGAAGATATGCTTATCATTTCCCGTGTAATTCAGGGATTTGGCGCCGGAGCGATACAGCCTTTGGGTATGGCAATTATATCCAGGGAATTTCCGCCCAAACAAAGAGGACTTGCGCTGGGATTCTGGGCTATCGCCGCTGCTGCATCAGTATCATTTGGTCCGCTAATCGGAGGATATCTTGTAGATAACTTCAGCTGGCAGCTGATTTTTGATGTAAATGTACCTATCGGTATTATAGGAATGGCTGCAACACTAATTATACAAAGCGAATATAAAAGTAAAAAGGTACGTAAGTTCGATCTTGTTGGATTTATTTCAGCAGTGATATTTCTGCCTTTGCTTCTTTATGCACTTTCCCAGGGTAATGCTGCAACTAATTCAGATGGGTGGGGTGCTCCGTATATTTTGGCATGTCTGGCAATCTCACTTATAATGATGGTTGTATTCATAACTGCCGAATTTACTGTTGATGAACCATTGCTTGATCTGCGATTGCTGTCCGATCGTAATTTCGGAATCTGTTCGCTTATTATGCTGATGTTTAGTATCGGAATGTTTGGAAGTACATTCCTGTTACCACTATATCTTCAGAATTCATTGGGATATACAGCCCTGCAGGCTGGAGCCGTTTTCCTTCCGGTTGGTATCATACAGGGAACAATGTCGCCAATATCCGGTTTCCTGGGAAATAAGATAAATCCGAAATGGATGATTATAACAGGAGTTGGTTTGCTCGCGTTCAGTTTTTATCTGAATTCCTCATTCTCCTTTCTGACTGAACGTCCATATATCATGATGGGATTGTACATACGTGGATTTGCGTTGGGTATTATATTCACTCCGCTAAGTACGCTTTCCTTGTCGCAGATTCCACGTGAGAAAATGGCTCAGGCATCCGGGGTAACGAATACAATCCGCCAGATCGGAGGTAGTCTTGGAGTGGCAATACTTACCACTGTACTAACTACCAGAGTTACTTATCACAACGAACTCTATAGTGAAGCTATCCAGCCTTATTCTCCTGCCTATGTTCAGGTTAAGAACGGACTTCAGAACTATGCACAACGAACGGTGGGAAGTTCTCCTGCAGTTGCGGCTCAGCAAGGGCAGACATTGCTGGTGTCAAACATAGCTAAGCAGGCATATATTCAGGGAGTTGACGACGACTTTTTACTGGTAGCCGTTATTACCATTCTGGGTAGTGCTCCTGTATTTTTGTTACGCAGAAAGAATAACAACGTATAA
- a CDS encoding helix-turn-helix transcriptional regulator, with product MKRNMISKSTSESLVIDDFSSQLPIIGKHINEFALYHLQANVFLDRSYKMSDTFAIIVVYKGDFTIKIDGRPHSLSRGAIACIPPGKTLNMNLKDQEIDGYMMTFSPLFFELLQIPVSVSKDKLMINSELDPIENTLNRIDQIFSLIKDGLSNSDDLFRKEKLLNLVAVFYIEVLNAYAQNNPIAKKLCKADGLSRKNKICKDFFVLVKQHSREERQLKFYADKLCVSPKHLSFLIKNATGLPANKWITDAVIHDAKHLLQSSGNSVKEIAYILNFSNQSFFGKYFKREVGISPSDYQSEVLC from the coding sequence ATGAAACGTAATATGATAAGTAAATCAACAAGTGAGTCATTAGTAATAGATGACTTTTCGTCTCAGTTACCTATTATCGGGAAGCATATAAATGAGTTTGCTCTTTATCATTTACAGGCAAATGTATTTCTAGATAGAAGTTATAAGATGTCTGATACATTTGCCATTATAGTTGTTTATAAAGGTGATTTTACTATAAAGATCGATGGCCGTCCTCATTCATTATCAAGAGGAGCAATTGCATGTATCCCTCCCGGAAAAACGTTGAATATGAATTTGAAAGATCAGGAAATAGATGGTTATATGATGACCTTCTCTCCACTCTTCTTTGAATTACTTCAGATACCGGTCTCTGTAAGCAAGGATAAGCTTATGATAAACAGTGAATTAGACCCAATAGAAAACACATTAAATAGAATCGATCAGATATTTTCACTTATAAAAGATGGATTGTCTAATAGTGATGATCTTTTCAGAAAAGAGAAACTGCTGAATCTGGTTGCTGTGTTCTATATTGAAGTATTGAACGCTTATGCCCAGAACAATCCTATTGCAAAAAAACTTTGCAAAGCCGACGGTCTTAGTAGAAAAAATAAAATATGCAAAGACTTTTTTGTTTTGGTAAAACAACATTCCCGTGAAGAAAGACAATTGAAGTTTTATGCAGATAAGCTTTGTGTATCTCCAAAGCATCTCTCATTCCTGATAAAAAATGCAACCGGATTGCCTGCAAATAAATGGATAACAGATGCAGTTATTCACGATGCAAAACATCTTCTTCAGAGCTCAGGAAACAGTGTAAAAGAGATAGCCTATATACTCAACTTTTCAAACCAGAGTTTCTTTGGTAAATATTTTAAGAGAGAAGTTGGTATTTCTCCGAGTGATTATCAAAGCGAAGTTCTTTGTTAG
- a CDS encoding GNAT family N-acetyltransferase: MRSLEIQRCDSTNADFRNLIKSLDVELDERYGNLQKQYDVYNKIEFLETVIVAYEENTPVGCGCFKRADDLNVEMKRVFVRSNCRGKGIASLILKELECWAKEKGFFYSILETGSKQHEAINLYKKKGYEITDNFGQYIGNTNSICMKKAL; the protein is encoded by the coding sequence ATGCGAAGTTTAGAAATACAAAGATGTGACAGTACAAATGCTGATTTCCGGAATCTTATAAAGTCGCTGGATGTAGAACTCGACGAAAGGTATGGCAATTTGCAAAAGCAGTATGATGTGTACAATAAAATAGAATTTCTAGAGACTGTTATTGTAGCTTATGAAGAGAATACACCTGTTGGTTGCGGTTGCTTTAAAAGAGCAGATGATTTGAATGTTGAAATGAAAAGAGTTTTTGTCCGGAGTAATTGCAGAGGAAAAGGTATTGCTTCTTTAATATTAAAAGAACTGGAATGCTGGGCAAAGGAGAAAGGCTTCTTCTATTCTATACTCGAAACTGGTAGTAAACAACATGAAGCAATTAATCTTTATAAAAAGAAAGGATATGAAATAACTGATAATTTTGGTCAGTATATAGGCAATACAAACAGTATTTGTATGAAGAAGGCGTTGTAA
- a CDS encoding GNAT family N-acetyltransferase: MEFIIRKAEEHDYPVIFSMIRDFAVFENCSDRLVNSLELMQKEKKLINCLVAETESKEIVGYVVYFFAYYTWFGKSLYMDDLYVKDAFRGKGIGSSLINEVINFARKEDCHKLRWQVSGWNKPAIEFYKKLGATIDDVERNCDLIF, translated from the coding sequence ATGGAATTTATAATTAGAAAAGCTGAAGAGCACGACTATCCTGTAATTTTCTCTATGATCAGAGACTTTGCTGTATTTGAGAATTGCTCAGATAGATTAGTAAACTCGCTTGAGTTAATGCAGAAAGAGAAGAAACTTATAAACTGTTTAGTAGCAGAAACTGAATCAAAAGAAATAGTTGGATACGTGGTCTATTTCTTTGCATATTATACCTGGTTTGGTAAATCACTCTATATGGATGATCTATATGTAAAAGATGCATTTCGTGGAAAGGGCATAGGTAGCTCTCTGATTAATGAAGTGATTAATTTTGCAAGGAAAGAAGATTGTCATAAATTACGTTGGCAGGTTTCTGGTTGGAATAAACCCGCTATTGAATTTTATAAGAAACTTGGAGCAACAATTGATGATGTTGAACGAAATTGCGATTTAATTTTTTAA
- a CDS encoding CDP-alcohol phosphatidyltransferase family protein, giving the protein MNIPNIISFSRIILSVILLFLMNSVTLFLILFFIAGLTDVADGYFARKFKMVTALGARIDSVADIFFHIVLLLVLFLNYRWVFTENAALFVAILAIKSLSIIVSKMKFGKIIFLHTIANKITGFLVFVAVPTVMLTGKNSFLPALLCIALLAALEELLILIKEKDVNENRKSIFVK; this is encoded by the coding sequence ATGAATATTCCCAATATCATATCATTCTCCCGAATCATTCTTTCAGTAATATTGCTGTTTTTAATGAATTCGGTAACACTGTTCTTAATTCTATTTTTTATAGCAGGATTAACAGATGTTGCCGATGGTTATTTTGCCAGAAAGTTTAAGATGGTTACTGCTTTGGGTGCGCGAATAGACTCAGTAGCCGATATATTCTTTCACATAGTATTACTACTTGTTCTGTTTCTTAACTACCGGTGGGTATTTACTGAAAATGCAGCACTGTTCGTTGCTATATTGGCTATTAAGTCTCTTTCTATAATAGTCTCAAAAATGAAGTTTGGGAAAATTATATTTCTGCATACTATAGCCAATAAGATAACCGGATTCCTGGTTTTTGTTGCAGTTCCTACTGTTATGTTGACGGGAAAGAATTCTTTCCTTCCTGCTTTATTATGCATAGCTTTGTTGGCTGCTTTGGAAGAGTTGCTTATTTTGATTAAAGAGAAGGATGTAAATGAGAATAGAAAAAGTATTTTTGTTAAATGA
- a CDS encoding TolC family protein gives MINQIYKITFVLGLAAGCTFSASAQQQPDSLSFQDVMARVIQSHPSVKEAEEVLNGAKAKIELAKSAYLPTVDLNATYSRVGPVTKVTFPEFGTFQLNPYDNYNAGININQTIYDFGKTSKSVDVENKKREINKISIDQIKQNLSMLVTNNYYTLVYIQNAIDIKNEELLNLQNHLKTVQKKSETGSATKYEILTTQVKISTIESQKYDLEASFRTQQAVLNTLLGLPEETPHRVTTSLSTETLSAEESSVNYAIEHREEVKLAKEKTELEHLNYSVIKSANNPVVNAFGSAGFKNGYTPDLNKLKGNYVVGVGVKVPLFDAKRTKNNLQVSKSNLISSEYETDIAKRKITNEVVEAQSQIIAAKKKVEQFDIQLTHAMQAFDLAKVSYKTGVITNLDLLDSETAVSESRLQLLKSKLDQLVCVLKLKVAVGKHIY, from the coding sequence ATGATTAATCAAATATATAAAATAACATTTGTACTGGGTCTTGCTGCAGGATGTACTTTTTCTGCTTCAGCTCAGCAGCAACCGGATTCGTTGTCATTTCAGGATGTTATGGCAAGAGTAATCCAGAGCCATCCTTCAGTGAAAGAAGCCGAAGAAGTGCTCAATGGTGCTAAAGCCAAAATAGAATTGGCAAAATCAGCTTATTTGCCAACTGTCGATTTAAACGCTACATATTCACGTGTTGGTCCGGTGACTAAAGTTACTTTTCCTGAATTCGGAACGTTTCAGTTGAATCCGTATGATAATTACAATGCGGGAATTAATATAAACCAAACTATTTACGATTTTGGAAAAACATCCAAATCGGTCGATGTTGAGAATAAGAAAAGAGAGATCAATAAGATATCTATTGATCAGATTAAGCAGAATCTCTCAATGCTTGTAACCAATAACTATTACACATTGGTTTACATTCAGAATGCAATTGATATAAAGAATGAAGAACTGCTTAATCTACAGAATCATTTAAAAACAGTCCAGAAGAAAAGTGAAACCGGTTCTGCTACAAAATATGAAATACTTACCACACAGGTAAAGATTTCAACTATTGAAAGTCAGAAGTATGATCTTGAAGCTTCTTTCCGCACTCAGCAAGCTGTTCTGAATACTTTATTGGGACTTCCCGAAGAAACTCCGCACAGAGTAACCACTTCACTTTCCACGGAAACTCTTTCTGCAGAAGAATCATCTGTGAATTACGCCATTGAGCACAGAGAAGAAGTGAAACTGGCAAAAGAAAAAACGGAACTTGAACACTTGAATTATAGCGTAATAAAGTCAGCCAATAACCCAGTTGTAAATGCTTTTGGCTCAGCCGGATTTAAGAATGGATATACTCCTGATCTTAATAAGCTGAAGGGAAACTATGTAGTGGGAGTAGGAGTGAAAGTTCCTCTTTTCGATGCCAAAAGAACAAAGAACAACCTTCAGGTTTCAAAGTCAAACCTAATCAGTTCTGAGTATGAAACAGATATTGCTAAAAGGAAAATAACGAACGAAGTAGTTGAGGCTCAGTCACAAATAATTGCGGCAAAGAAAAAAGTAGAGCAGTTTGATATCCAGTTAACTCATGCCATGCAGGCTTTTGACCTGGCAAAGGTAAGTTATAAAACCGGAGTTATAACCAATCTTGATTTGCTCGATTCAGAAACAGCTGTATCAGAAAGCCGTCTGCAATTGCTTAAGTCAAAGTTAGACCAACTGGTTTGTGTCCTGAAACTGAAGGTTGCAGTAGGAAAGCATATTTATTAA
- a CDS encoding anaerobic sulfatase-maturation protein yields MSNLNITPFARPLYVMVKSVGSVCNLSCDYCYYLEKSKLYNEAKNHVMSEELLEKFIDEYINSQTMPQVLFTWHGGEPLMRPISFYKKAIELQKKYARGRTIDNSIQTNGTLITDEWCRFFKENNFLVGVSLDGPQEFHDEYRKNRQGQPSFAKVMKGIELLKKHGVEYNVMAVVNDFNADYPLDFYHFFKEIDCHYIQFTPIVERTSQRADGLSLSSPIQNEKAELTDFSVSPEQWENFLCAIFDEWVREDVGNYYIQLFDSTLANWIGEQPGVCSMAKNCGHAGVMEYNGDVYSCDHFVFPEYKLGNLYSNTLVEMMYSDKQTKFGEAKSKTLSAQCKECEFLFACNGECPKNRFTFTETGEPGLNYLCKGYHKFFKHIAPYMDFMKNELMNERPPANVMEWIKESGI; encoded by the coding sequence ATGAGCAATTTAAATATAACTCCTTTTGCGAGGCCACTCTATGTGATGGTGAAATCCGTAGGATCTGTTTGCAACCTCTCCTGTGATTACTGTTATTATCTTGAAAAATCGAAACTTTATAATGAGGCAAAGAATCATGTAATGAGCGAAGAACTTTTAGAGAAGTTTATTGATGAATATATTAATTCTCAGACAATGCCGCAGGTACTATTTACATGGCATGGAGGAGAACCTTTGATGAGGCCGATAAGTTTTTATAAAAAAGCGATTGAATTGCAGAAAAAGTATGCCAGAGGAAGAACTATTGATAACAGCATTCAGACAAATGGAACATTGATCACTGATGAATGGTGCCGTTTTTTTAAAGAAAACAATTTTCTTGTTGGAGTTTCATTAGACGGACCTCAGGAATTTCACGATGAGTACCGAAAAAACAGGCAAGGCCAACCGTCATTTGCAAAGGTGATGAAAGGCATTGAACTATTAAAAAAGCACGGTGTAGAATATAATGTAATGGCTGTAGTAAATGATTTTAATGCCGATTATCCATTGGACTTTTATCACTTCTTTAAAGAGATTGATTGTCATTATATTCAGTTCACTCCTATAGTTGAACGAACTTCACAACGTGCCGACGGGCTATCTTTATCTTCACCTATCCAAAATGAAAAAGCCGAATTGACGGACTTTAGTGTGTCACCCGAACAATGGGAGAATTTCCTTTGTGCTATATTCGATGAGTGGGTACGTGAAGACGTAGGCAATTATTATATTCAGCTTTTCGATTCAACTTTAGCAAACTGGATTGGTGAACAACCCGGTGTTTGTTCTATGGCAAAGAACTGTGGCCATGCCGGTGTTATGGAATATAACGGAGATGTTTATTCATGCGACCATTTTGTATTTCCGGAATATAAACTAGGGAATCTGTATTCCAATACTCTGGTTGAAATGATGTATAGCGATAAGCAGACAAAGTTTGGTGAAGCAAAATCAAAAACATTATCTGCACAGTGTAAAGAGTGCGAGTTCTTGTTTGCCTGCAATGGTGAATGCCCTAAAAATCGTTTTACTTTTACCGAAACTGGTGAACCGGGGTTAAATTATTTATGTAAAGGCTATCACAAGTTCTTTAAGCATATAGCACCTTATATGGATTTTATGAAAAATGAGCTTATGAATGAACGACCACCTGCAAATGTGATGGAATGGATTAAAGAGTCGGGCATCTGA
- a CDS encoding TetR/AcrR family transcriptional regulator → MVVNKRCGDSQSKTEQIIKVAQKRFGQYGFEKTTMNEIASDLNMCKGSLYYYFPDKEHLYLAVAKKEHDFFVDLVREKMSTLTEASDMIREYVNIRVSYWGKLLNLTRLRHDYAHELHSMMHGLWTEFRIQEEEMVINILNVGITKGQFEACNINEYAELLLDGMKGLSMSALRNKDIFYLEAHEYDRLLRMINLFVEMYIKSLKK, encoded by the coding sequence ATGGTAGTTAATAAACGTTGTGGAGATAGTCAGAGTAAGACGGAACAGATTATAAAGGTTGCTCAAAAACGCTTTGGACAATATGGTTTTGAAAAAACAACTATGAACGAAATAGCTTCAGACCTGAATATGTGCAAAGGATCTTTGTACTATTATTTTCCGGACAAGGAACATCTATATCTTGCAGTCGCTAAGAAAGAACATGATTTCTTTGTTGATTTAGTCCGCGAAAAAATGTCCACGCTTACTGAAGCTTCTGATATGATTAGGGAATATGTTAATATCAGAGTTTCATATTGGGGAAAGCTACTTAATTTAACCAGACTACGTCATGACTATGCTCACGAATTACATTCAATGATGCACGGCTTATGGACTGAATTCAGAATTCAGGAAGAGGAAATGGTCATCAATATTTTGAATGTAGGCATAACAAAAGGACAATTTGAAGCCTGCAATATAAACGAATATGCAGAGTTACTCCTTGATGGTATGAAAGGATTATCCATGTCGGCACTCAGAAATAAAGATATTTTCTATCTAGAAGCTCATGAATATGACAGATTGCTTCGGATGATCAATCTATTTGTAGAGATGTATATAAAGTCATTAAAAAAATAA
- a CDS encoding glycoside-pentoside-hexuronide (GPH):cation symporter, whose amino-acid sequence MNTQSQKVSMLEKVGYSLGDCSANLVFQMMMIYQTKFYTDVFGLEGAVAGTVMLVARIADAFVDPTVGILSDRTKSRYGKFRPWILWTALPFMVFYILAFTNPGIQDKGLVALYATISYTLLMSIYSFNNTPYSSLGGVMSSDIKERTSITSIRFVAATIAQFVVQGLTLPLVRKFSAGGSIGHGWFCTVSIFAVIGFIFLIIAFLSARERITPPPSQKTNIRQDLKDVVASIPWRAMFILTLFIFITLAMWGSAMNYYFENYVDANALYAFLGKIGLVATTSSDGVLHTVLNAFGLIVSGPDKAYEVGFGVFNMLGALVQFFGVIFLSGFLANRYGKKQVFIVCLALTTLFTAMFYFPGKKDVEFMFLLNFLKSLAYAPTVPLLWAMIADVADYSEYVNHRRATGLVFAGVVFALKAGLGIGGAILGFLLSGFGYVSGAGVNQSDTAINGILLSSSLIPAATFFIGVLALYFYPITKKYNQKMQAELLVYRSKSEN is encoded by the coding sequence ATGAATACACAAAGTCAAAAAGTGTCGATGCTCGAAAAAGTCGGCTACAGTTTGGGAGATTGTTCTGCCAATCTGGTGTTCCAAATGATGATGATTTATCAGACCAAATTTTATACGGATGTTTTTGGTCTTGAAGGTGCTGTTGCAGGAACAGTAATGCTGGTTGCTCGAATTGCCGATGCATTTGTCGATCCAACAGTCGGAATATTGTCTGACAGAACAAAATCTCGTTATGGTAAATTCCGCCCATGGATATTATGGACAGCTTTACCTTTTATGGTATTTTATATACTTGCTTTTACCAATCCCGGTATTCAGGACAAAGGTTTAGTGGCGCTATACGCAACAATCTCTTATACACTGCTGATGTCCATCTATTCATTTAATAATACACCTTATTCTTCGTTGGGAGGAGTAATGAGTAGTGATATTAAAGAACGTACCAGTATAACATCAATTCGTTTTGTAGCAGCAACCATTGCACAGTTTGTGGTTCAGGGATTAACTCTTCCACTTGTACGCAAATTCTCTGCAGGAGGAAGCATTGGGCATGGTTGGTTCTGTACCGTTAGTATTTTTGCTGTTATTGGTTTTATCTTTTTAATAATAGCATTCCTTTCAGCCCGCGAACGTATTACTCCTCCACCAAGTCAGAAAACAAATATCAGGCAAGATCTTAAAGATGTTGTAGCCAGTATTCCATGGCGTGCAATGTTTATTCTCACTCTGTTTATTTTCATAACATTGGCAATGTGGGGAAGTGCGATGAATTACTATTTTGAAAATTATGTTGATGCAAATGCTCTTTATGCTTTTCTTGGTAAAATAGGATTGGTGGCAACAACATCTTCCGATGGTGTTCTTCATACAGTTCTAAATGCATTCGGACTTATAGTAAGTGGTCCAGATAAAGCTTATGAAGTAGGTTTTGGTGTATTTAACATGCTTGGAGCATTAGTGCAGTTCTTTGGCGTTATTTTCTTATCCGGCTTTTTGGCTAACCGCTATGGAAAGAAACAAGTCTTTATTGTTTGTCTGGCTTTAACTACATTGTTTACAGCTATGTTCTATTTCCCAGGAAAGAAAGATGTAGAATTTATGTTTTTACTCAACTTCTTAAAGAGTTTGGCGTATGCACCAACCGTACCTTTATTGTGGGCAATGATAGCCGATGTAGCCGATTATTCTGAATATGTAAATCATCGCCGGGCTACCGGACTGGTTTTTGCAGGTGTTGTTTTCGCTTTAAAAGCCGGACTTGGTATTGGTGGAGCTATTTTAGGTTTCTTACTTTCAGGATTTGGTTATGTATCGGGAGCAGGTGTTAATCAAAGTGATACAGCGATTAACGGTATACTTCTTTCATCAAGTCTTATCCCGGCAGCAACATTCTTTATAGGTGTATTAGCACTTTATTTCTACCCAATCACTAAGAAGTATAATCAAAAAATGCAAGCCGAATTGCTTGTGTATAGAAGTAAATCAGAAAATTAA
- a CDS encoding GNAT family N-acetyltransferase — protein sequence MEKIKKIAIRENLILKQIELKDAVDIFNTINSQRDYLRKWLPFVDFTKELKDSQSFILSAINVPVDEREFLFVIHYNNSFAGLIGFKDTDKLNRKTEIGYWLSENCQKKGIITESVKALLHFAFDELNINRVQIKCAVGNIPSKNIPKRLEFKFEGIERDGELLVDNQFTDIEVYSLIKKDICS from the coding sequence ATGGAAAAGATAAAGAAAATAGCAATAAGAGAGAATCTTATTCTTAAGCAAATAGAGCTGAAAGATGCTGTTGATATTTTTAATACAATAAACAGTCAGAGAGACTATTTAAGAAAGTGGCTTCCGTTTGTTGATTTTACTAAAGAACTTAAAGATAGTCAGTCTTTTATTTTATCTGCAATAAATGTTCCTGTTGACGAGCGAGAGTTCTTGTTTGTTATACATTACAATAATTCTTTTGCCGGATTAATAGGCTTTAAAGATACAGATAAATTAAATAGGAAAACAGAGATAGGTTATTGGCTCTCTGAAAACTGCCAGAAAAAAGGTATAATTACTGAATCAGTGAAAGCTTTGCTTCACTTTGCTTTTGATGAGCTTAATATAAATCGTGTTCAGATAAAATGCGCAGTAGGAAATATTCCAAGCAAAAATATTCCAAAAAGGTTAGAATTTAAATTTGAGGGCATAGAACGTGATGGCGAATTGCTGGTTGATAACCAATTTACAGATATTGAAGTATATAGTTTAATTAAAAAAGATATTTGCAGCTAA